One Streptococcus gallolyticus subsp. gallolyticus DSM 16831 DNA window includes the following coding sequences:
- the trmB gene encoding tRNA (guanosine(46)-N7)-methyltransferase TrmB: protein MRVRKRKGAEEHLENNPHYVILNPEEAKGRWREVFGNDNPIHIEVGSGKGAFITGMALQNPDINYIGIDIQVSVLSYALDKVLDSQAPNVRLLLVDGSDLTNYFADGEIDLMYLNFSDPWPKKRHEKRRLTYKTFLDTYRQILPEQGEIHFKTDNRGLFEYSLASFSQYGMILKQVWLDLHASDFEGNVMTEYEEKFSQKGQVIYRVEAQFQ from the coding sequence ATGCGAGTTAGAAAACGTAAGGGTGCTGAGGAGCACTTAGAAAATAACCCACACTATGTTATTTTAAATCCAGAAGAAGCCAAAGGACGTTGGCGCGAAGTATTTGGTAATGATAATCCGATCCACATTGAAGTAGGTTCAGGAAAAGGAGCTTTCATTACTGGAATGGCTTTGCAAAATCCAGATATTAACTATATCGGAATTGACATTCAAGTATCTGTGCTTAGCTATGCTTTAGATAAAGTGTTAGATAGTCAAGCACCGAATGTTCGTTTGTTGTTAGTTGATGGCTCTGATTTGACAAATTATTTTGCAGATGGTGAGATTGATTTAATGTATTTGAATTTTTCAGATCCATGGCCGAAAAAACGTCATGAAAAACGCCGTTTAACTTATAAGACATTCTTGGATACTTACCGTCAAATTTTACCAGAACAAGGTGAAATTCATTTCAAAACGGATAACCGTGGTTTGTTTGAATACAGTTTGGCAAGTTTCTCACAATATGGCATGATTTTAAAACAAGTTTGGTTAGATCTGCATGCTAGTGATTTTGAGGGAAATGTCATGACTGAATATGAGGAAAAATTTTCTCAAAAAGGACAAGTCATTTACCGTGTTGAAGCACAATTTCAGTAA
- a CDS encoding HIT family protein yields MENCIFCKIIAGDIPSSKVYEDDQVLAFLDISQTTKGHTLLIPKEHVRNVLAMSQETSEILFARLPKVARAVQKATGAVGMNILNNNEEVAGQTVFHAHVHLIPRYDTNDEVTFAFTEHEPDFEALGKLAEQISQEVKA; encoded by the coding sequence ATGGAAAATTGTATCTTTTGTAAAATTATCGCTGGTGACATCCCATCATCAAAAGTCTATGAAGATGACCAAGTACTTGCTTTTTTAGACATTTCACAAACAACTAAAGGACATACTCTATTAATTCCAAAAGAGCACGTCCGCAATGTTCTTGCCATGTCTCAAGAAACATCAGAAATACTCTTTGCTCGTTTACCAAAAGTCGCACGTGCCGTCCAAAAAGCTACTGGTGCTGTCGGCATGAATATTCTTAATAACAACGAAGAAGTCGCTGGACAAACTGTTTTCCATGCACACGTCCACCTCATCCCACGTTATGATACTAACGACGAAGTCACATTTGCCTTCACAGAACACGAACCTGACTTTGAAGCGCTTGGTAAATTAGCAGAGCAAATCTCTCAAGAGGTAAAAGCATGA
- a CDS encoding ABC transporter permease codes for MKEVFQKRRSAFLGQCLKYLRYVFNDHFVLVLVFLTGFLMVQYSQLLRQFPSQTVVIDVILVLVILVLLSLGKIATYLEAPDKLFYLPKEIEILQWLSQARRRAFVIWTIVQTVILVLLAPIFFKLGFSTVTFGILLLALAVVKWLVMKEKSKVFFSQGKFSWDAAISYEAKRRQGVLKFFSLFTTVKGISASVKRRSYLDGLLGLVKKTHAETWSNLYLRAFLRSSDYFALTLRLLALSLLALIFISNRLVAVGLALVFNYLLLFQLLTLSQHFDYQYLTSLYPISEKQKAANLKTFLKKLSYLLGFLELLLTFSWQAAGLLVLVTVIITEWYLPYKINKMID; via the coding sequence ATGAAAGAAGTTTTTCAAAAGCGCCGTAGTGCTTTTTTAGGGCAATGCTTAAAGTATCTTCGTTATGTTTTTAATGACCATTTTGTGCTAGTCTTGGTTTTCTTAACAGGTTTTCTGATGGTTCAATACAGCCAGCTGTTACGTCAGTTTCCAAGTCAGACAGTCGTTATTGACGTGATTTTGGTCTTGGTTATCCTTGTTTTGCTTAGCCTTGGGAAGATTGCGACTTATTTGGAAGCACCTGATAAATTGTTCTATTTGCCAAAAGAAATTGAGATTTTGCAATGGCTATCACAGGCAAGACGTCGTGCTTTTGTGATTTGGACGATCGTGCAAACGGTAATTCTTGTCTTATTAGCTCCTATCTTCTTTAAACTAGGTTTTTCAACGGTTACCTTTGGCATTTTATTGCTTGCTTTAGCGGTTGTGAAATGGCTTGTAATGAAAGAAAAAAGCAAGGTATTCTTTTCTCAAGGAAAATTTTCATGGGATGCTGCCATTTCTTATGAAGCAAAACGTCGTCAAGGAGTGCTTAAATTCTTTTCACTTTTCACAACGGTTAAGGGAATTTCAGCTAGTGTGAAACGTCGTTCGTATTTGGATGGTCTGCTTGGTTTGGTCAAAAAAACACATGCCGAAACATGGTCAAATTTGTACCTACGTGCGTTTTTACGGAGTTCAGATTATTTTGCTTTAACCTTGCGATTACTCGCATTGAGCTTGCTTGCGCTTATCTTTATTTCTAATCGCTTGGTAGCAGTTGGCTTGGCTTTGGTCTTTAATTATTTATTACTTTTTCAATTATTAACCCTATCCCAACATTTTGATTATCAATATTTGACCAGTCTTTATCCAATTTCTGAAAAGCAAAAGGCGGCTAATTTAAAGACATTTTTGAAAAAATTATCGTATTTACTGGGCTTTTTGGAGTTGTTATTAACGTTTTCTTGGCAAGCAGCGGGCTTGTTGGTTTTGGTAACGGTTATTATTACAGAATGGTATCTTCCTTACAAAATCAATAAGATGATTGACTAG
- the ccrZ gene encoding cell cycle regulator CcrZ translates to MTVSDQELTMTPLQGKSGKAFIGQYPNGEKIFIKLNTTPILPALAKEQIAPQLLWVRRTGNGDTMSAQEWLDGRILTKEDMGSKQIVHILLRLHKSRPLVNQLLQLNYKIENPYDLLVDWEKNAPLQIQENTYLQSIVKELKRSLPEFRSEVATIVHGDIKHSNWVITTSGMIYLVDWDSVRLTDRMYDVAFLLSHYIPYSRWHEWLNYYGYKDNEKVRQKIVWYGQFSYLSQILNCFDKRDMEHVNQEIYGLRKFRELVSKKK, encoded by the coding sequence GTGACAGTATCGGATCAAGAATTGACAATGACTCCCTTGCAAGGTAAGAGTGGTAAAGCCTTTATTGGTCAATATCCAAACGGTGAAAAAATCTTTATTAAATTGAATACGACACCGATTTTGCCTGCACTTGCTAAAGAACAGATTGCACCACAATTATTGTGGGTACGTCGAACTGGCAATGGTGATACAATGAGTGCTCAAGAGTGGCTTGATGGTAGAATTTTGACAAAAGAGGATATGGGGAGTAAACAAATTGTCCATATTCTTTTGCGTTTGCACAAATCACGCCCTCTAGTTAATCAGCTGTTACAGTTGAACTATAAGATTGAAAATCCTTATGATTTGTTGGTGGATTGGGAAAAAAATGCCCCACTTCAAATCCAAGAGAATACTTATCTGCAAAGTATCGTCAAAGAATTAAAACGCAGTTTACCAGAGTTTCGTTCAGAAGTTGCAACGATTGTGCATGGTGATATTAAGCATAGCAACTGGGTCATTACGACTAGTGGTATGATTTACCTTGTTGATTGGGATTCTGTGCGATTGACAGATAGAATGTATGATGTAGCCTTTCTTTTGAGCCATTACATTCCATATTCACGTTGGCATGAGTGGTTAAATTATTATGGTTACAAGGATAATGAGAAAGTACGCCAAAAAATTGTTTGGTACGGACAATTCTCATATCTTTCACAAATTTTAAACTGTTTTGATAAGCGTGACATGGAGCACGTGAATCAAGAAATTTATGGTTTACGAAAATTTAGGGAGTTAGTTAGTAAAAAGAAATAA
- a CDS encoding ABC transporter ATP-binding protein, with translation MLKIENVTGGYINIPVLKNISFEVGDGELIGLIGLNGAGKSTTINEIIGLLTPYQGQISIDGLTLAQDQAEYRKKIGFIPETPSLYEELTLREHLETVAMAYDLNYDEAMARATELLELFRLSDKLEWFPINFSKGMKQKVMIICAFMVNPSLFIVDEPFLGLDPLAISDLTELLAQEKAKGKAILMSTHVLDAAEKMCDRFVILHQGQIRATGTLAELREAFGDETATLNDIYMSLTKEV, from the coding sequence ATGTTAAAAATTGAAAATGTAACTGGGGGATATATTAACATCCCTGTCTTAAAAAATATTTCTTTTGAAGTTGGTGACGGTGAGCTTATTGGCTTAATTGGTTTGAATGGGGCTGGTAAGTCAACGACAATCAATGAAATTATCGGACTTTTAACGCCATATCAAGGGCAAATTTCGATTGATGGTTTGACTTTGGCGCAGGATCAGGCGGAATATCGTAAGAAAATCGGATTTATCCCAGAAACGCCAAGTTTATATGAAGAACTGACTTTACGTGAACATTTAGAAACGGTTGCAATGGCTTATGACCTTAATTATGATGAGGCGATGGCGCGTGCGACAGAATTGTTGGAACTTTTCCGTTTATCTGATAAATTAGAGTGGTTTCCGATTAATTTCTCTAAAGGGATGAAGCAGAAGGTCATGATTATTTGTGCCTTTATGGTCAATCCAAGTTTGTTTATCGTTGATGAACCCTTTTTGGGATTGGACCCATTAGCGATTTCGGATTTGACAGAATTATTGGCGCAAGAAAAGGCAAAAGGAAAAGCGATTTTGATGTCAACACACGTTTTGGATGCTGCTGAAAAGATGTGTGACCGTTTTGTGATTTTGCATCAAGGGCAAATTCGTGCGACTGGTACATTAGCAGAGCTACGTGAAGCTTTTGGTGATGAGACAGCAACGCTTAATGATATTTATATGTCATTGACTAAAGAGGTGTGA
- the brpA gene encoding biofilm formation/cell division transcriptional regulator BrpA: MKLGKKILLMIAAIFVTTIVALGVYITTAYNFSTSELSKTFKDYKTSDSSSNAIEQTKPISILLMGVDTGDSERTSTWEGNSDSMILVTVNPETKKTTMTSLERDVLVTLTGPEDNDMNGVEAKLNAAYASGGAQMAIMTVQSLLDITIDYYVQINMQGLVDLVDAVGGITVTNNFDFAISIAENEPEYTATVEPGTHKINGEQALVYARMRYDDPEGDYGRQKRQREVIQKVLKKILALDSVSSYKKILSAVSSNMQTNIEISSSTIPSLLGYTDALSDIETYQLQGEDATINGTSYQIVTSDHLLEIQNNIKKQLGLDESTTLQTTAVLYENLYGSGTSSSYDSGYGDYSSSSGYDSGYSDYNSGGYSDYSTDTYSDYSAYSY; the protein is encoded by the coding sequence ATGAAACTCGGAAAAAAAATTCTGCTAATGATAGCAGCAATCTTTGTAACAACAATTGTTGCCTTAGGTGTTTATATTACAACAGCTTACAATTTCTCAACAAGTGAGCTTTCAAAAACGTTTAAAGACTACAAGACGTCTGATTCTAGTAGTAATGCTATTGAGCAAACAAAACCTATCTCAATTCTTTTAATGGGGGTTGATACGGGAGATTCAGAACGTACGTCAACGTGGGAAGGTAACAGTGACTCTATGATTTTGGTGACTGTTAATCCTGAAACGAAAAAAACAACGATGACTAGTTTGGAACGTGACGTTTTGGTGACACTTACTGGACCAGAAGATAATGATATGAATGGCGTTGAAGCTAAATTGAATGCCGCATATGCTTCTGGCGGTGCGCAAATGGCTATCATGACGGTACAAAGTTTGTTGGATATTACTATTGATTACTATGTCCAAATCAACATGCAAGGTTTGGTAGATTTGGTTGATGCTGTTGGTGGTATTACCGTAACCAATAATTTCGATTTTGCCATTTCGATTGCTGAAAATGAACCTGAATATACAGCAACCGTTGAACCTGGTACTCACAAGATTAATGGTGAACAAGCTTTGGTTTACGCACGTATGCGTTATGATGACCCAGAAGGTGACTATGGACGTCAAAAACGCCAACGTGAAGTCATTCAAAAAGTCTTGAAGAAAATTTTAGCGCTTGATAGTGTAAGTTCATATAAAAAAATCCTTTCTGCTGTAAGTAGCAATATGCAAACAAATATTGAAATTTCATCTAGCACGATTCCAAGTCTACTTGGTTATACAGATGCTTTGAGTGATATTGAAACCTACCAACTACAAGGTGAGGATGCGACGATTAATGGTACATCATATCAGATTGTCACATCAGATCATCTGCTTGAAATTCAAAATAATATCAAGAAACAACTTGGTTTGGATGAAAGTACAACCTTGCAAACAACAGCTGTTCTCTATGAAAATCTCTATGGTAGTGGAACATCAAGTTCTTATGATAGTGGCTATGGTGATTATAGTAGTTCTAGCGGCTATGACAGTGGTTATAGTGATTACAATAGTGGTGGTTATAGCGACTATAGCACAGATACTTATTCTGATTACAGTGCTTATTCATATTAA
- a CDS encoding sensor domain-containing diguanylate cyclase, with translation MVLGKVSDFLIKHQRLLTYLSIFAALILLMRLVYDDVLIDHDNPIVLAILIGILVLWTLASYLNRRQHMLSHFILQSSKLINVYAVDLDYRFIAVNKNDIRLMEEIFYFTPKIGDFPMNYLDSEDAARLKANVDRAKKGETFTFMDTIKTGDKTLYWQNMYSPIYNNRQKVIGVFCFVLDVTEQRLHELEIQRMAYEDVLTRVHNRRYIELAFEECLTRKEEQITVIISDLDKFKEANDTFGHATGDKILIEFGDILTKIMPESAVIARLGGDEFAVLLPEVSENQAEFLIKLVQAEMTVKDMGVTASLGAYTDSYQSHKTFVDFCAMADKKMYENKSQKG, from the coding sequence ATGGTATTAGGAAAAGTAAGTGATTTTTTAATCAAGCATCAAAGATTGTTAACGTACTTAAGTATTTTTGCTGCGTTAATATTATTAATGCGCTTAGTGTATGATGATGTTTTGATTGACCATGATAATCCCATCGTTTTAGCAATCTTGATAGGAATACTAGTTCTTTGGACCCTAGCATCTTACCTTAATCGAAGACAGCATATGCTATCCCACTTTATCTTACAGAGTTCGAAACTTATTAACGTCTATGCTGTAGACTTAGATTATCGTTTTATTGCGGTTAATAAGAATGATATTCGGCTCATGGAAGAAATCTTTTATTTCACTCCCAAAATTGGTGACTTTCCAATGAATTATCTTGATAGTGAAGATGCTGCGCGTTTAAAAGCAAATGTTGATCGTGCGAAAAAGGGTGAAACATTTACATTTATGGATACTATTAAGACAGGCGACAAAACGCTTTACTGGCAAAATATGTATTCTCCCATTTATAACAATCGCCAAAAAGTGATTGGTGTTTTTTGTTTTGTTCTTGATGTTACAGAGCAGAGACTTCATGAACTTGAAATACAGAGGATGGCATACGAAGATGTTTTAACACGGGTTCATAATCGACGATATATTGAGCTTGCTTTTGAGGAATGTCTGACGCGTAAAGAAGAACAAATTACGGTTATTATATCTGATTTGGATAAATTCAAGGAAGCAAATGATACCTTTGGACATGCTACGGGGGATAAGATTCTAATTGAATTTGGTGATATTTTAACGAAGATAATGCCTGAAAGTGCTGTAATAGCAAGGTTAGGTGGAGATGAATTTGCGGTTCTATTACCGGAAGTTTCTGAAAATCAAGCTGAATTTTTAATAAAACTTGTTCAAGCAGAAATGACTGTCAAAGATATGGGTGTCACAGCATCTCTAGGTGCTTATACAGATTCTTATCAATCACATAAAACCTTCGTTGATTTTTGTGCAATGGCGGATAAGAAAATGTACGAAAATAAAAGTCAGAAAGGATAA
- the tsaE gene encoding tRNA (adenosine(37)-N6)-threonylcarbamoyltransferase complex ATPase subunit type 1 TsaE encodes MFYSHNEDELIAYGNRLGQELQAGDILVLTGNLGAGKTTLTKGIAKGLDIHQMIKSPTYTIVREYEGRLPLYHLDVYRIGNDPDSIDLDDFLYGDGVTVIEWGELLETDLLGDYLEVVITPSGDGREITLHANGSRSQTLLEAIERG; translated from the coding sequence ATGTTTTATAGTCACAATGAAGATGAGTTGATTGCTTATGGAAATCGGCTCGGTCAAGAATTACAGGCAGGAGATATTCTTGTTTTAACAGGAAATCTTGGTGCTGGTAAGACAACCTTAACCAAGGGAATTGCTAAGGGACTTGATATTCACCAGATGATTAAGAGTCCAACATACACGATTGTTCGGGAATACGAAGGACGTTTACCACTTTATCATTTAGATGTTTATCGTATCGGAAATGATCCTGATTCTATCGATTTAGATGATTTTTTGTATGGTGATGGCGTAACTGTGATTGAGTGGGGTGAGCTTCTTGAGACTGACTTGCTTGGTGATTATCTAGAGGTTGTTATTACGCCGTCAGGAGATGGGCGTGAAATAACACTACATGCTAACGGTTCACGGAGTCAAACGCTTTTGGAGGCGATTGAACGTGGCTGA